Part of the Natrononativus amylolyticus genome, TCTGCAGCGTACAGCCGGTCGCCACGGCTACCGCGTCGCTCGCAATCCTCGGAGCGCTGGGGAGCTACGCGATCGTGTTGTCGGTCCCGGTTCGAGCGGACCCGTCCACGGTACGGCCGGTCGGATTACGGGTGAGCCGTCCTGTGGCCCACATCTCCGGCCGCTGGCCGCGACACTCGCTGGTCCGGTCGTCGAAAGCGAGTTCGCGCCGGGCTTACTCGCCCGCGAGAACGTTCCGGTACACGGCTCGCACGTGCTCGCCCGAACTCTCGAGGCTCAGCCCGTCGACGCGCTCGCGTCCGTCCGACCGGGGTCGGTCGCGGACGACGGCCTCGAGGCCCGCCACCAGTTCGTCGACTGAGGTACAGACGTACGAGTGCGAGACGTCCTCGATCGTCTCGCGGACGAACCCGACGTCCGTCGAGACGACGGGGACGTTGCAGGCGGCGGCCTCCTTGACGACCATCGGCCCGCTCTCGCGTCTGGAGGTGACGAGCACGAGGTCGGCGGCGTTCATGTAGTAGGGGACGTCCTCGTAGGGGACGTCGTTCAGCGTCCGCAGGTCGACCTCCGCGTCGGCGGCGTCGACGACGCGTTCGGCGAGCGGGTAGTTCTTCACCTCCCGGCCGGCCTTGTAGGGAAACAGCGCGATCGGTTCGTCGGTGACCCAGCCGACGTGTTCGCGGGCGCGGTCGCGGTCGATCGGCCGGAACAGCTCGGTGTCGATCCCCCACGGAACGAGGTGGTGTGGCGTCGACAGCGCCTCGCCCATCACCCGCGAGGGGACGATGACGGCGTCGCTCAATCGGGCGGAGAGGCGGCTGAGCCGCGGGACGAACGGGTGATCCATCATCAGATCGGAGCCCCACAGCGTCAAGACGGTCGGAACCGCGGGTTGCGCGATCGCGAACGGTCCCATCAGCCCGTAGTGGGCGTGAACCAGGTCGTAGTCGCCCCGGAGGTGGTTGAGCACCTGCGGGTAGTACTTCGCGTAGTCGACCGGCGAGCGCGTCTCCTCGGGCGAGTGGACCCCCGGAACCGTCAGCGTGGTACACTCGACACCGAGGCGCTCGAGGACGTCGACCTGCTTCTCGAAGAACGACCGCGGCGTGTTGACCAGCTGAAGCACCCGCATCTCGGCGGCGCGGGTCTCCGTCGCGGCGGTCGGGACGCTCATAGCTGTGGGGCGGGTGCCGTCCGCTCACCGGTGATGACGGCGGGTGGTTTCCGGGCGCCGGCGACGTCCTCGAGCAGTTCGAGGATCACGTTCGTCGTGTCCACCTTGTCGGCGAGCAGCCGCTCGTGGCGCTCCTCCCACGGGCCGCCGTCGGGCGCCTCGAGGATCTCGACCGCCTGCTCGAGGGCGGCGGCCTGCCCGCCCTCCTCGGGGAAGTTGTACAGCAGCCCGTACTCCTCCTCGAGTTCGTCCGTGTACCCCATCGTCAGGCTGTTGACGTACACCGCGGGGGTGCCGAGGTTCGCACACTCGGAGGCCATCGTCGCGCCCTCGCCGAGGAACAGGTCCGTGTAGGCGAGGAGGTGGTGGATCTCGTCGGGCGGCACCGTCGCCCGGCAGCGCTCGAGTTCGTCGGGCAGCGGGATCTCGGAGGTGATGAGCACCTCCGCACCGGCGTCCTCGAGCCGGCGGACGACCGCGCTCACGTCGTCGAGGCCGGTCGCTCCGATGTCGTGCGAGGAGTCCCAGCCGTTCAGGCGGACGACGGCGATGGTGTCCTCGGGACCGACGTCCATCGAGTCGAACACGCCCGGGTCGGGGGTGAACCGGTCGGGGTGGAGGTAGGCGAGTTCGTGGTAGCTGGGGTAGGTCACCTGCTGGCTGCCGATCCGCTTGGTGTAACACGTCGGCGTGCAGACGACGTCGGCGATCGGGTGCGTGATCGTATTGATGAGCGTCGCGTGCTCGGTGTCGGTGAAGACGACGCTCCTCGCGTCCGTGAGCTTCGCGACGTGGGCGGCGGCGACGCCGCCGATGCCGGTGATGACGTCCGGATCGATCCGGCGGGCGTACTGGAGCAGCCGCCACTCGTAGGTCGCCTGGACGACCGCCAGCTCGGCGAGCGTGCCGCTCTCGCCCGCCAGCACGGTGTGATCGATGCCGTAGCGCTCGAGTAAGTCGACGGCGATCTCCTTGTCGCGGGCGACGACGTGGACCTCGTGGCCCTCTGACTCGAGTTCCCTGATCGCGTGCTTGTAGAAGTGGACGTGACCGGGGTGCTGGATCGTGACGATCAGTTTCATTGGACGCGCACCTCGAGGTCCTCGCTCTCGCGCATGTCGTAGATCATCGCCTGGATCAGCGCGTAGGTCCCGATCGCCAGTCCGAGCACCGCGGAGACGCCGAGCGTCGTCGAGGCGCTTCCGAGCAGGGCGGCGACGAGCGTCGCGCCGGCCAACAGCGCGCCGACGCCGGCAAAGGCCGCGCCGTGGACGTACAGCAGCGCCAGCGGGTGGAAGTTCATCAGGAGGTACTTCCGGCGGAGCCGCCAGAGGAAACTCGAGAGCAGCAGCTTCGAGAGCGTCGGCACGAACGAGCGGTACCTGATGTGGCTCGTCTCGTCGCCGTAGACGGCCGGGATAGCGACGTCGGCCACCCGCAGGTCGTGGACGTTCAGGTGGACCAGCAGCTCGTTCGCAAAGCCGTACCTGTCGTAGAGGGCGTCGATGTCGACCGTCTCGAGCGCCCGCCGCGAGATCGCCGTGTAGCCGTTCTGAGGGTCCATCGTCTTCCAGTAGCCGCTGGCGATCTTGGTCAGGAACGACAGCAGGGAGTTGCCGAACAGCCGCCAGGAGGACATCGACTCGCGGTGATCCGGGTACAGCAGCCGGTTGCCCTTCGCGTAGTCGGCCTTCCCGGCCACGATCGGATCGAGCAGGTCGGGCAGGTACGTCGCGTCCATCTGGTCGTCGCCGGCCATCACCGTCGCGATGTCGATGCCGTCTTCGAGCGCGCGCGTGTAGCCGGTCTTGATCGCACCGCCGACGCCGCGGTTCTGCCCGTGCTGGATCGGAACGACGCGGTCGCCGCCGGACTGGTCGTCCGCCGATAGCGCGGGGGCGCCGCCGTCGGACTGTCCCTCGAACGACGACGTAACGCGCTCCTGTGAGGTGGCACCCCCGCCGTCAGTGTACAGCGAGTCGCCCTCGTTGCGGTACCGCTCGTTGACCCGCCGGGCGGTCGCTTTGATCTCCGCCCAGGTATCGTCGCTCGAGGCGTCGTCGACGACGTAGATGCGGTCGATGTAGTCCGGAACCGACTCGATCACGTCGCCGACGAACCCTTCCTCGTTGTACGCCGGAACGACGACGGCGACGGTGTGTCCCTCGTACATCACGCTCCCTCCGAAAGAGGCGCGCCGTCCTCGGTTACGGGCGTCTCCATCCCGGTGTGGTGCCGATGGGGCCGCGATGGTCCGTTCACTGACGATACACACTCGTTCATGTTCGATCGACTAGCGTCGCCCGGAGCACCTTATTATAGACCGCACAAGGGCTGTCATTACGAAACAGATAACGTCGTTCGTCCGCCGCTTGCGGCGGCGAAACCGTTCATTCGCCACCGCTCGTGCGCTTTCTATCCGCGCTCTCCGTCCGGCGGCTGTAACCGCGGCGGGTTCGTGAGACCGTCACCGGTTCCCGTCAGGAGGGCGGGCTGTCGCCCGGCCCCATCGCCTGACAGAGCCGGACGTCCCCGTTGTCGTAGAGCGTGCTCTGATCGGCCCGGCAGATGCGCTCCTCCGGGATGTCCATGTTCACCGGGTGGTCCCGGTCGGAGAAGTACGTCGCTCCGTCGGACTGGTGGCCGCGATACAGGGTGAGGTCGTGTGTCACCGGCTCACTCTGGTTTATCGTCGCCGCCTCGGTCGGGTACGACATTCCTCGCTCGATCATCGTCTGGTAGGGCTGGTCGGTCCGTATCAGCTGGTCGTTTCGTAGGTCAGCGGCCGACGGCGAGCCGGTCATGAGCGCGATGCTGTCGGCGGCGTCGAGTTCCTGTTCGGTGTAGCCGAGTCGCTCCTGCTCGCCGGGGAACGGCGGGTTGTCGATCGCTCCGTTTCCGGACAGCATCATGATCGACGGGAATGCGAGCAGGAAGACCACGAGGACGACGACCACCAGGGTCGGGTTCCCCTCTCGAGCGAGGAACCGGACGCCGATCGCGCCCGTGATCGCCAGCAGCGCGTAGAGGAAGGCGAACCACCGACCGGGGATGAAGTTCACGATCCCGAACAGCGGCAGTCCGAGCACGAACACGAGCATGATCGAGATCGCCGTTAGCATCGTGAACGCGGAGTGGCTGGCCCGCTGGCGCTGCAGGAGGTACAGACAACCCACGAGCGCCAGCAACAGCAACAGCAGGAAGCCGAGTTCGTCGATGTAGGTCGCGAACTCGCCGGCCATCGTCGCCGTCTCCTCGACGGCCTCGATCTCGCCGTCTTCGGTCTCCCGCGTACTCTGGAGCTGGAAGAGTCCGGAACTGGCGATCGAGTCGCCGAACCAGTCCAGGATCGTCGTCAGGAAGTTCGACCCCTGGTAGGGGGTCAGCGACCACATGAACGTGATGAAGCCGAGGTTGAACACCAGCAGTCCCGAGAGGTTGACGCTGTCGGGGATGTTCGACCCCCTCGTCGACCGCGTCGAGGGGACGGTGAACAGCCCCGTCGAGAGCAGGAGCTTCCCGGCCAGTCCCGCCCCGAGCAACACGAGCATGATGAACGACGAGACCTGGTGGGTGAGGATCACTGCCACCGACAGCAGGATGAGCAAGAAGAAGTCCCGCGTCTTGTAGTCAGAGTGTAGCACCCGCAGGAGCACGTAGAGGAACGCGAGGAAGAACACGATCCCCATGCTGGTCGGAATGACGTGGATACCCCACTGAATTGCGTGGTCGGAGATACTGTAGAGGCCGGCGGCGAACAGCGCCCACCGCGTCGGGACGAGGAGCCGCGCGGCCATGTAGACGAGCACCGCCGAAAACGGCATCACCAGCCCGATCGTCATGAACAGCGCCATCCGCGGCGACAGATCCAGGACGTGCGTCGCCCCGACGACGAGCAGGTGGAAGAACGGGGCGGCGAAGTGTTTGTCGCCGGCGATCGCTCCGAGCGACTCGGCCTCGTGGATACCGCCGACGAACTGGATCATGTGCGTCCAGACGTCGACGCCGAAGTACGTCGTCGTCGTAAAGACCGCCGCGAGCCGGATGACGGCCGCGAGCGCGACGATCTGGGTCAGGATGATCCCCGGCGTGAGGTCCTCTTCGTGGGCGAACAGGATCTGGGCCAGCACCAGCGACGCGAGGATCGCGGCGACGTCGTAGAAGACCACGTTTCGCCCGCCCATCAGCGTCGCCATCACCGCGAGGATCCCGACGCCGAGCATGACGACGCTCGGCGCGACCCGGACGACGGTCGCGGGGAGCGCGGGAAGCGCGTTCGCGGTTCGACGCTCGCTGCGAGCGGCGAGCAGGTAGAGCAGACAGCCGGTGCCGACGACGATCGGCACGAGCTCGATCAGAATCTGACTGACGAAAAACCGCATCGGGAACAGCAACATCGCTGCGATCAGCCCGAGGACGGCCACGTCGACGTCGTAGCGCCGGTTCTGGAGCTTGTGGCTCACCCAGCTACCCACCATCGGAACCACCTCCCGCCGGATCGGCGGCGTCCTCGAGAGCGATCAAACCGCCGCCGGACGCCGACGTCAGGCGTCGCTCGCGGTCGTCGAAAACCGTGGTGTGCGGGGCACAGAACGGGCCTGTACCCGGCTGATACTGTCGGACAGAAATCAGTGAGACGTCGACCGCAAATTCGTGGCTGTCGCCGACGGGGACTGCCACACTCGAGCGATCGATTGTCGAATAGTTCTGTCCGACAGTATGAGAGACGTACATGGGATTACCTCGGGTGGGTTGCATCTGGAATCGGTTCTGCGTCTGTACTCGGTGGCTGGCTGGCCCCGGCAATGGCGTTGACGATGACGGTCGTCATGTCACAGGTCTCCGATAAGAGCCGCTCCCGGCGGCGCTGCCACGTCGACGGCGGCTCCTCGAGTGCGGTCACGGCGGTCGCGAACGCCTCCGCTCGCGCGTTTCGCCCCCGGACGTTGAACACCAGTTCGAACTCGTCCTCGAGTTGGTGGGTGGCTCGTCGCTCGCAGTCGCTGACGTACACCGTCGGCGTGCCGAGAACGGCGCTCTCGACCGCGGTCGTCGACCGCTCGGTCACGACGAGGTCGGCGCAGGCGAGGGCGTCGTGTACGCGGTGGGCGTCGAGGGAGCGTCGCCGCCGCTCGAGCGGCTCCGGAAGCGGCGTCTCGGCGGCGATCAGCACCGTCGCGCCCTCGCGCTCGAGTCGCTCGACGAACTCGAGGGTTTTCGAGGGCTCGTCGTCCTCCCAGGAGGCGAGCGTCGTGAGCACGAGCCGGTCGCCGGGTTCGGCGTCCGGCGTGAGGTCCGCCCGGAGGCTTCGATCGGGCGTGAACCGGTTCGGGTGGAGGTACGCCAGCTCGTGGTAGCTCCGGTGGCGGATCACGCCCGCCGTCGACTCCGTCTCGACGCGGCGAGGGACACAGACGGTGTCCACGAGCGGTCGGGTGAGCCGGCCGAGGAGCGTCGTCCGGTCGGTGTCGCTGAACACGACGCTTCGAGCGCCGACGAGCGACGCGACGTGGGCGACTGCGCTGGCGTTTACGGCGCTGAGCACGTCGGGCTCGAGGCGGCGGGCGTGTTTCAACAGCCGCGTCTCGTACTCGAGCTGGCTGCGCGCCGGCTCGCCGAGACGGTCGCCCGTCCCTCCCAGGCCGACGTGGGGAATCTCGAACCGCTCGAGCGCCTCCAGGACCGCGGGGCGCTCCCGCGCGAAGACGCACACGTCGTGATCGTCGGCCTCGAGCGTCCGGATCGCGTGTCTGAAAAACCGAACGTGGTCTGCGCACTCGACGGTGACGATGACTCTCACGCGCGGTTCACCCCCGGAATCTGACTGGTCGCTCCGGTAGCACCGACGACGGCCGGGGCTGATCGGTGGAGCCCGCCCGTCGCGGTGCTGTCGTCGCTCATATCTGGTTCTGTGCCTGGAGGGTCTCGGGCAGTGGCAGGTGCTCTCCCGGCGCGCCGACGACGAGCGTCTCCGGGGGGACGTCCTCGGTGACGACGGCGCCGGCGGCGACGAACGCGCTCTCGCCGACGGTGACGCCGGGGAGGATCGTCGCGTTCGCGCCGACGGAGACGCCGTCTTCGATCGTGGGGCCCTCGAGATCGACGTCCTGGCGCACGGGGTAGGGGTCGTTGGTCAGGACGGCGTGGGGGCCGAAGAAGACGTTCGAGCCGACCGTCGTGTCCGTCGGGACGTAGACGCCGGACTGGATGGAGACGTTCGATCCGATTTCGGTCGTCCCGTCGATGACGCTACCGGTGCCGACGAGGACGTCGTCGCCCATCCGCGTCGCCTCGCGAACGAGGGCGTTGTGCCCGGTCGTGAAGCCGTCGCCGATCGTGACGTCCGCGTAGACGATGGTACCCGCACGAACCGTCGCGTCGTCGCCGAGGCGGGCGGGCTCGCCGAAGTGATCGTAGCCGTAGCCGACGGTCGCGCCGTCGTCGATCGCCGCGTTCTCTCCGGTGCTGTAGGTCATCTCACTCACGCTGTCTCGGCGTCGCTCTCGTCGCTCGGCTCCTCGTCCGCCGACCGGTCGGTGCCGGTCGCCGACGAGATGTTCCTGAGGATCGCTTCGTTTTTCGCCTGGCCCCATCTGGGGAGTCGTTCTCTCGTGGACATCGGTCGATCTCTCACACGGAGTCGTGCGAGCGTTACCCCGTTCTCCTCGCGGAACGGGCTTTATTATCGAGCTGGTAAGCCGACCGCCCTCGGCCCCTTAGTCAGTTAATACGGATAGACCGTCTGCGTGATCTATCGACGCCGGCGTTCCGCTCAAACGAGGCCGAAAACGGGCGGTTCGTTCCCCGGATTAAGCCCTGCACAAGCCGTCACTCGCCCGAATTGGGCCCGATCAATCGTGTGGAACCCCCGCCGTAGCTGTCCAGCCTGGAACCCGAGACCGGCGTCCGTCGACCGCTCTCTGGGAGTCGTCGAGCGCAACGAAAACAGTAGACTGGCCCGTGTCGTCGATCAGTGGTCGATCCCGCCGACGACGTCGGCCTCGAGCGGCTCTGCCTCGAGGGACTCCTCGGCGGGCGTCGCCGAGTCGCCGGTCATCGTGACCTCGATCGCCTGGGCCAGTCGCAGCGCCCGGAGTCCGTCTTCGCCGGTCACCCGTGGCGGGCGGTCCTCGCGGATCGCCTCGACGAAGTCGGCGATTTCCTCTCTGAGGGGTTCGCTGTTCTGGACGGTCAACCGCTCGACCAGGTTCTCGTGTCGGTACCTGACGTTGCCGTTCTCCTCGATGAACTCCGGCATCGAGTGGCGGTGGACCTCGACCGACTGGTCGATGTAGTCGATCTCGACTCGGCACTCGCGGGCGTTGATCGAGAGCGTCCGGACCTTGCGCTGGGTGACGCGACTCGCCGTGAGCCGTCCGACGGTGCCATCGTCGAAGCGCAGCGTCGCGTTCGCGTAGCAGCCGTCGTCGGTCGCGGTTCCCTGGAGTTCGGTCACGTGACTGTCGATCAGCCCCGAGACGACGTCCAGGTCGTGGATCATCAGGTCCATCACCGCCGAGTCGTCGATGTGTCGTCCCGGCGGCGGGCCGAGGCGCTCGGCCTCGATGGCGATCACGTCCAGGTCGTCGACGAACTCCGCGACGGTCTGGACGGCCGGGTTGTACCGCTCGACGTGACCGACCTGAATCTGGACGCCCTTCAGCCGGGCGAGGTCGATCAGTTTCTGGCCCTGCTCCGGATCCTCGACGAACGGCTTCTCGACGAGGACGTGAACGCCGGCTTCGAGACACTCGCGGGCGGTTTCGTAGTGGAACTGGGTCGGGACGGCGATCGAGACGACGTCGGCGGCCTCGAGTAACTCCGCCTTCGAGAGCGCCGCCGTCTCCCGCTCGCGGGCGACCTCGCGGGCGCGCTCCTCGTCGACGTCGTGGATGCCGACGAGTTCGACGTCGGAGAGCTCCCGGTAGACCCGGACGTGGTTCTGTCCCATCGACCCGGTGCCGATGACGCCGGCTCTGAGCGGGTCGTCGCTCATCGGACGCTCACCTCCGTGAACCCCGCGACCGCGTCCGCGATCCGGTCGACGTCGTCTGCGTCGACGCCGGGGTGCACCGGCAGCGAGACCGCGCGCTCGGCGAGGTCGCGCGCGACGGGGATCTCCGGATCGAACCCGTCGTAGGCCGGCTGGTCCGGGATCGTCGTCGGGTAGTAGACGCCCGTTCCGATCCCGCGATCGTCGAGGTGCGACACCAGCCGGTCGCGGTCGTCGGTTTTGATCGTATACTGGTGGTAGACGTGGCGGTACCCCTCCGGCACGACCGGCGTCTCTACGGGCGCATCGGACAGGCGCTCGTCGAGTGCGGCCGCGTTCTCGCGGCGGGCCTCGTTGAACGCGGGCAGGCGCTCGAGCTGGGCCCGGCCGATCGCGGCGGCGATGTCCGTCATCCGGAAGTTGTGGCCGACGTCGGCGTGCTCGTAGGCGTAGGACTCGCCGTCGACGCGCCGGCCGTGGTTGGTGTACCGGCGAGCCCGGCGCATCACGTCCTCGCGGTCGGTGGTGATCATGCCGCCTTCGCCGGTGGTCATGTTTTTGGTGGGGTAAAACGAGAAGCAGGCGGCGTCGCCGAAGCTGCCGACTCGCTGGCCGTCGATTGCGGCCCCGTGGGCCTGGCAGGCGTCCTCGAGGATCGCGAGGTCGTGGTCGGCGGCGATCTCGGCGAGTGCGGGCATGTTTGCGGCGAGTCCGTAGAGGTGGACGGGCATGATCGCCGCGACGTCCTCGCGGGAGCGGACGACGGTTCGAACCTGCTCCGGGGCGAGCGCGAACGTCTCGGGGTCGACGTCGGCGAAGACGGGGGTGGCGCCGGCCAGACGGATCGCGTTGGCGCTGGCGACGAACGAGAACGGCGAGGTGACCACCGCGTCGCCCTCGCCGACGCCCAGCGCGACCAGCGCGGCGTGCAGCGCCGTCGTCCCGTTCGAGGTCGCCACGCCGAACTCCGTCCCGCAGTAGTCGGCGAACTCGCCCTCGAAGGCGTCGACTTCTCCACCGGCGGCGAGCGCACCGGAGCCGATGAGTTCGTCGACGCGCTCGCGTGCGCGGTCGCTCACGGTCGGATCGGCGATCGGGATCGAGTTCATGTCTCCACCCGGTGCCACCGCGTTGGTCTCGTCGCCTCCCCACCGCTGGTCGGTCTGTCGGCGTTCGACACTGGCGTTGCGCTCATCTCTTGGCACTCCGTCCGTTCACGGGGCGCATTATTATCGCCCATATAAGGTGAATTTTTGTTTCGGCTAGGAGCCCCCAAAACGTTGAATCCAACTGAAATGGTCGCCCGATCCGGCGGCAAACGTTCCCTAAACCGTTTTCGGCGGTCGTTCGTCGGTTCCCGCGTCGATGGCGGCCTTATCTCGTCGATAATGAAGGGACCTCCGACGTATGAACGTGTCAGAAGCCGACTGACCGGCTCGAGAGACACCATGACAGGAGATCACTCGTCACTGACCGCGGCGATCGCCGACGCGTCCGCCACGCGGGGGTTCGCGCATCGACCGACACCTGACACGGCCGCCTCGAGCGGCACGGAGGCGCTGGTATAAATGTCCGACGCGATGCGGGACGCGCTCTCGGAGGGTGAGCGCGAAGAGAGCGCGACCGATACGGTCTGCGTCGTCGGAATGGGGTACGTCGGACTGCCGCTCGCGGTCGCGTTCGACCGGCGCGGGGCGGACGTGATCGGCCTCGACGTCGACGAGTCGAAGATCGACACCCTCGCGAGCGGCGTCGACGCGACCAACGAGATCGGCGACGAGACCATCGCCGACGGCGAGATCGAGTACACCACCGACGCCGCGGCGGTCGCCGACGCCGGCTACGTCATCGTGACCGTGCCGACGCCGGTCGACGACCAGCACAACCCCAACATGGACTACGTCGAGGCCGCCGGTCGCTCCATCGGGGCTCACGTTCGACCGGGCACGACGGTCGTTCTCGAGTCGACCGTCTACCCGGGGGCGACCCGGGGAATCCTGGTGCCGGCGCTCGAGGAGGAGTCCGGTCTCACGGTCGGCGAGGACATCCACGTCGGCTACTCGCCCGAGCGCCTCGCGCCGGGGACCGAACACGGTCTCGGCGAGGTCGTCAAGATCGTCTCCGGCGAGTCCCCCGAGGTGCGCGACGATCTCGTCCGCCTCTACGAGCAGGTCGTCGACGCGGGCGTCTACCCGGCCCCCTCGATCGAGGTCGCGGAGGCGGCGAAGGTGTTCGAGAACGTTCAGCGCGACATCAACATCGCGCTCGTCAACGAGCTGTCGATCACCTGCGACCACCTCGACCTCAACACCGCGGAGGTCCTCGAGGCCGCCGAGACGAAGTGGAACTTCCACGACGGCTACCGGCCGGGACTGGTCGGCGGCC contains:
- a CDS encoding DegT/DnrJ/EryC1/StrS family aminotransferase, whose amino-acid sequence is MNSIPIADPTVSDRARERVDELIGSGALAAGGEVDAFEGEFADYCGTEFGVATSNGTTALHAALVALGVGEGDAVVTSPFSFVASANAIRLAGATPVFADVDPETFALAPEQVRTVVRSREDVAAIMPVHLYGLAANMPALAEIAADHDLAILEDACQAHGAAIDGQRVGSFGDAACFSFYPTKNMTTGEGGMITTDREDVMRRARRYTNHGRRVDGESYAYEHADVGHNFRMTDIAAAIGRAQLERLPAFNEARRENAAALDERLSDAPVETPVVPEGYRHVYHQYTIKTDDRDRLVSHLDDRGIGTGVYYPTTIPDQPAYDGFDPEIPVARDLAERAVSLPVHPGVDADDVDRIADAVAGFTEVSVR
- a CDS encoding nucleotide sugar dehydrogenase codes for the protein MSDAMRDALSEGEREESATDTVCVVGMGYVGLPLAVAFDRRGADVIGLDVDESKIDTLASGVDATNEIGDETIADGEIEYTTDAAAVADAGYVIVTVPTPVDDQHNPNMDYVEAAGRSIGAHVRPGTTVVLESTVYPGATRGILVPALEEESGLTVGEDIHVGYSPERLAPGTEHGLGEVVKIVSGESPEVRDDLVRLYEQVVDAGVYPAPSIEVAEAAKVFENVQRDINIALVNELSITCDHLDLNTAEVLEAAETKWNFHDGYRPGLVGGHCIPVDPHLLAHRSESEGYSPKLILQAREINEYMPKHAAELTIKGLNRCGNVIRDSRVLVLGLAYKPNVGDIRTSEVSGVIAELKEYGAEVVGYDPHADPHATTEAFDIPIADQLSFDGFDAIVLATGHDEFAAFDLEAIADALNDDPFLMDIAGLYDRDSATESGFAYDRL
- a CDS encoding DUF354 domain-containing protein: MKLIVTIQHPGHVHFYKHAIRELESEGHEVHVVARDKEIAVDLLERYGIDHTVLAGESGTLAELAVVQATYEWRLLQYARRIDPDVITGIGGVAAAHVAKLTDARSVVFTDTEHATLINTITHPIADVVCTPTCYTKRIGSQQVTYPSYHELAYLHPDRFTPDPGVFDSMDVGPEDTIAVVRLNGWDSSHDIGATGLDDVSAVVRRLEDAGAEVLITSEIPLPDELERCRATVPPDEIHHLLAYTDLFLGEGATMASECANLGTPAVYVNSLTMGYTDELEEEYGLLYNFPEEGGQAAALEQAVEILEAPDGGPWEERHERLLADKVDTTNVILELLEDVAGARKPPAVITGERTAPAPQL
- a CDS encoding acyltransferase → MTYSTGENAAIDDGATVGYGYDHFGEPARLGDDATVRAGTIVYADVTIGDGFTTGHNALVREATRMGDDVLVGTGSVIDGTTEIGSNVSIQSGVYVPTDTTVGSNVFFGPHAVLTNDPYPVRQDVDLEGPTIEDGVSVGANATILPGVTVGESAFVAAGAVVTEDVPPETLVVGAPGEHLPLPETLQAQNQI
- a CDS encoding glycosyltransferase family 2 protein, yielding MYEGHTVAVVVPAYNEEGFVGDVIESVPDYIDRIYVVDDASSDDTWAEIKATARRVNERYRNEGDSLYTDGGGATSQERVTSSFEGQSDGGAPALSADDQSGGDRVVPIQHGQNRGVGGAIKTGYTRALEDGIDIATVMAGDDQMDATYLPDLLDPIVAGKADYAKGNRLLYPDHRESMSSWRLFGNSLLSFLTKIASGYWKTMDPQNGYTAISRRALETVDIDALYDRYGFANELLVHLNVHDLRVADVAIPAVYGDETSHIRYRSFVPTLSKLLLSSFLWRLRRKYLLMNFHPLALLYVHGAAFAGVGALLAGATLVAALLGSASTTLGVSAVLGLAIGTYALIQAMIYDMRESEDLEVRVQ
- a CDS encoding Gfo/Idh/MocA family protein, yielding MSDDPLRAGVIGTGSMGQNHVRVYRELSDVELVGIHDVDEERAREVARERETAALSKAELLEAADVVSIAVPTQFHYETARECLEAGVHVLVEKPFVEDPEQGQKLIDLARLKGVQIQVGHVERYNPAVQTVAEFVDDLDVIAIEAERLGPPPGRHIDDSAVMDLMIHDLDVVSGLIDSHVTELQGTATDDGCYANATLRFDDGTVGRLTASRVTQRKVRTLSINARECRVEIDYIDQSVEVHRHSMPEFIEENGNVRYRHENLVERLTVQNSEPLREEIADFVEAIREDRPPRVTGEDGLRALRLAQAIEVTMTGDSATPAEESLEAEPLEADVVGGIDH
- a CDS encoding glycosyltransferase family 39 protein → MVGSWVSHKLQNRRYDVDVAVLGLIAAMLLFPMRFFVSQILIELVPIVVGTGCLLYLLAARSERRTANALPALPATVVRVAPSVVMLGVGILAVMATLMGGRNVVFYDVAAILASLVLAQILFAHEEDLTPGIILTQIVALAAVIRLAAVFTTTTYFGVDVWTHMIQFVGGIHEAESLGAIAGDKHFAAPFFHLLVVGATHVLDLSPRMALFMTIGLVMPFSAVLVYMAARLLVPTRWALFAAGLYSISDHAIQWGIHVIPTSMGIVFFLAFLYVLLRVLHSDYKTRDFFLLILLSVAVILTHQVSSFIMLVLLGAGLAGKLLLSTGLFTVPSTRSTRGSNIPDSVNLSGLLVFNLGFITFMWSLTPYQGSNFLTTILDWFGDSIASSGLFQLQSTRETEDGEIEAVEETATMAGEFATYIDELGFLLLLLLALVGCLYLLQRQRASHSAFTMLTAISIMLVFVLGLPLFGIVNFIPGRWFAFLYALLAITGAIGVRFLAREGNPTLVVVVLVVFLLAFPSIMMLSGNGAIDNPPFPGEQERLGYTEQELDAADSIALMTGSPSAADLRNDQLIRTDQPYQTMIERGMSYPTEAATINQSEPVTHDLTLYRGHQSDGATYFSDRDHPVNMDIPEERICRADQSTLYDNGDVRLCQAMGPGDSPPS
- a CDS encoding DUF354 domain-containing protein → MRVIVTVECADHVRFFRHAIRTLEADDHDVCVFARERPAVLEALERFEIPHVGLGGTGDRLGEPARSQLEYETRLLKHARRLEPDVLSAVNASAVAHVASLVGARSVVFSDTDRTTLLGRLTRPLVDTVCVPRRVETESTAGVIRHRSYHELAYLHPNRFTPDRSLRADLTPDAEPGDRLVLTTLASWEDDEPSKTLEFVERLEREGATVLIAAETPLPEPLERRRRSLDAHRVHDALACADLVVTERSTTAVESAVLGTPTVYVSDCERRATHQLEDEFELVFNVRGRNARAEAFATAVTALEEPPSTWQRRRERLLSETCDMTTVIVNAIAGASQPPSTDAEPIPDATHPR
- a CDS encoding glycosyltransferase family 4 protein; the encoded protein is MSVPTAATETRAAEMRVLQLVNTPRSFFEKQVDVLERLGVECTTLTVPGVHSPEETRSPVDYAKYYPQVLNHLRGDYDLVHAHYGLMGPFAIAQPAVPTVLTLWGSDLMMDHPFVPRLSRLSARLSDAVIVPSRVMGEALSTPHHLVPWGIDTELFRPIDRDRAREHVGWVTDEPIALFPYKAGREVKNYPLAERVVDAADAEVDLRTLNDVPYEDVPYYMNAADLVLVTSRRESGPMVVKEAAACNVPVVSTDVGFVRETIEDVSHSYVCTSVDELVAGLEAVVRDRPRSDGRERVDGLSLESSGEHVRAVYRNVLAGE